In one window of Eubalaena glacialis isolate mEubGla1 chromosome 13, mEubGla1.1.hap2.+ XY, whole genome shotgun sequence DNA:
- the LOC133103339 gene encoding LOW QUALITY PROTEIN: SWI/SNF-related matrix-associated actin-dependent regulator of chromatin subfamily D member 1-like (The sequence of the model RefSeq protein was modified relative to this genomic sequence to represent the inferred CDS: deleted 4 bases in 2 codons) — MAAGAGFQSVAPSDSAGASGGAGAAAALGPGGTPGPPVRIGPAPGQGLYRSPMRGSPMRGAAYPRPGMLPGSRTTPQGPSMGPPGYEGSLSVRPGLAQSGMDQSHKRPVPHQIQQVQQQAVQNRNHSAKKKKMADKILPQSIRELVPESQAYMGLLTFERKLDQTIMRKWLDIQEALKRPIKSALSKYDATKQKRKFSSFFKSLVLELDKDLYGPDNHLVECYWTATTQETDGFEVKWPGDVNVPCTVLLMLDYQPPQFKLDPPLARLLGIHTQTRPVIIQALWQYIKTHKLQDPPEREFVICDKYLQQIFESQHMKFQRFPQRLHALLMPPEPIIINHIISVDPNDQKMTACYDIDVEVDDTLKTQMNSFLLSTASQQEIATLDNKIHETIETINQLKTQREFMLSFARDPQGFINDWLQSQCRDLKTMTKVVGNPEEERRAEFYFQPWAQEAVCQYFYSKVQQRRQELEQALGIRDT, encoded by the exons ATGGCGGCCGGGGCAGGTTTCCAGTCTGTGGCTCCGAGCGACAGCGCTGGAGCCTCAGGAGGGGCGGGCGCGGCGGCTGCCCTGGGCCCAGGTGGGACTCCGGGGCCTCCGGTGCGAATAGGCCCGGCGCCGGGCCAAGGGCTGTACCGCTCCCCGATGCGCGGA TCCCCGATGCGCGGAGCGGCCTATCCGAGACCAGGTATGCTACCAGGCAGCCGAACCACACCTCAGGGACCTTCCATGGGACCCCCTGGCTATGAGGGGAGCCTTTCAGTCCGACCTGGCCTGGCCCAGTCAGGGATGGACCAGTCCCACAAGAGACCTGTTCCTCATCAGATCCAGCAGGTCCAGCAGCAGGCAGTCCAGAATCGGAACCACagtgcaaagaaaaagaagatggctGACAAAATTCTACCTCAAAGTATTCGTGAACTGGTACCAGAATCCCAGGCCTATATGGGTCTCTTGACTTTTGAAAGGAAACTGGACCAGACTATCATGAGGAAGTGGCTAGATATCCAGGAGGCCTTGAAACGTCCCATCAAGTCAGCCTTGTCCAAATATGATGCCACCAAACAAAAGAGgaagttctcttctttttttaagtccTTGGTGCTCGAACTGGACAAGGACCTGTATGGGCCAGACAACCATCTGGTAGAATGTTACTGGACCGCCACTACCCAGGAGACAGATGGCTTCGAAGTGAAGTGGCCAGGAGATGTGAATGTACCGTGTACTGTCCTGCTGATGCTGGATTACCAGCCTCCTCAGTTTAAATTAGACCCTCCTCTGGCTCGCCTGCTGGGCATCCACACCCAGACCCGTCCAGTGATCATTCAAGCACTGTGGCAATATATTAAGACGCATAAGCTCCAGGACCCACCTGAGCGGGAGTTTGTCATCTGTGACAAGTACCTCCAGCAGATCTTTGAGTCTCAACATATGAAG TTTCAGAGATTCCCCCAACGGCTCCACGCCTTGCTTATGCCACCAGAGCCCATCATCATTAATCATATCATTAGTGTTGACCCGAATGATCAGAAAATGACAGCTTGTTATGACATTGATGTGGAAGTGGATGATACCTTGAAGACCCAGATGAATTCTTTTCTGCTGTCTACTGCCAGCCAGCAGGAGATTGCTACTCTAGACAACAAGATCCATGAGACAATAGAAACTATCAATCAGCTGAAGACCCAGAGAGAGTTCATGCTGAGCTTTGCCAGAGACCCTCAGGGTTTCATCAATGACTGGCTTCAGTCCCAGTGCCGGGACCTCAAGACCATGACCAAGGTGGTGGGTAACCCAGAGGAAGAGCGCCGAGCTGAGTTCTACTTCCAGCCTTGGGCACAGGAGGCCGTGTGCCAATACTTCTACTCCAAGGTGCAGCAGAGACGACAAGAATTAGAGCAAGCCCTGGGAATCCGAGATACATAG